Proteins found in one Colletes latitarsis isolate SP2378_abdomen chromosome 8, iyColLati1, whole genome shotgun sequence genomic segment:
- the LOC143345119 gene encoding tubulin polyglutamylase complex subunit 2: MSFYVDVVTEDSFYENLTLGVVKLLENVPYVKNVRVERRNGCELTTIVNWEQRHCCLLPEDVRNFYLSIDGFQLLWNLEIAGEEFSVGRMEIGSFSSLKRYNAKEPQAESTKQEVDSERPETEPGSATSLEDVISLPHSDSRSCKMFEIGRCFPESGKAKVYLVYRTKPEQEPPSVWLHREDADRWYHLAGNFTVYFRMMIVHLGLPMWQCCVAAVPLPTWVEQVYFLVGPHLLPSTVEPVETISTSMWNNGPINVLDPAIFKGREKQKISRKK; encoded by the exons ATGTCCTTCTACGTGGACGTCGTTACCGAGGATTCCTTCTACGAGAACCTGACGCTGGGCGTGGTGAAGCTCCTCGAAAACGTGCCATACGTGAAAAATGTACGAGTAGAAAGGAGAAACGGATGCGAGTTGACGACCATCGTCAACTGGGAGCAAAGGCATTGCTGCCTTCTCCCAGAGGATGTTCGAAACTTCTATCTCTCGATCGACGGCTTTCAGCTTCTGTGGAACCTCGAGATAGCAG GCGAAGAATTCTCGGTGGGTCGCATGGAAATCGGCAGTTTCTCTTCCCTGAAACGGTACAACGCCAAAGAGCCGCAAGCGGAATCCACGAAACAGGAAGTCGATTCGGAGAGACCAGAGACGGAACCCGGAAGCGCGACCAGCCTCGAGGACGTGATTTCTCTTCCGCACAGTGACTCGCGTAGCTGCAAGATGTTCGAGATCGGCCGATGTTTCCCAGAGAGTGGAAAGGCCAAGGTTTATCTGGTGTACCGTACGAAACCAGAACAGGAGCCCCCGAGCGTCTGGTTGCATCGAGAAGACGCGGATCGATGGTACCACTTGGCGGGCAATTTCACCGTGTACTTTCGTATGATGATCGTCCATCTTGGTCTACCGATGTGGCAGTGCTGCGTGGCTGCTGTTCCACTGCCCACGTGGGTCGAGCAAGTCTACTTCCTCGTTGGTCCACACCTACTGCCTTCTACTGTCGAACCCGTCGAGACCATTTCCACTTCGATGTGGAACAACGGACCGATCAACGTCCTAGATCCCGCTATTTTCAAGGGAAGAGAGAAGCAGAAGATCTCTCGAAAGAAATGA